The genomic interval tattgtcaaGTGTtaccaagttaacttaattccttcaagttgtcccaacacaaatcgattgtgtggagcccaatattttttaaagtgtattttttaagCAGAATACATTTGATGTTGGAGTGTATCAGCCAGCGGAGGTCGCTGTATAATTAATTTTACATACACCGAAAAAACACGGTAAACCTGTTCAGTCACATAAACAGTCAATGATGCGCAGTTCCCCAAAAGTGACTGTGATGGGGAAATAAAGAATCACGTGTAGTGAGTTTcagagtttttatattttttacacttaataaatacctctttaaataataataaatctttaaacatcaacaatttaaaatggcagtaCATAAACCGTGCAAAATGAGCTACGTTTCGGTGTTGATCTTTCTGTTCGCTTTCAGTTGTGTTTTAAAGGAAGTCTCGAGTCAGTGGCTTAGCAGAAAAACGTTTACATTTACCAAGGTAAGTATGCGACATTACTATAGGATTAATTTGATGTAGTATTAGTTTGCACTGTATGCCCATATGCTGCTTTCTATTATTGAGAAGTTCAAGCGCTTTTCTTGGGAGAAGTGTGAAAACCCAGATGCTCCTTTCCATTTGAAGACTCTTCATGTGTATCCAAACGCGATTCCTTCACCTGGAATTGTGTTAGGCACTGCTTCAGCATCTACAGCGGTTGATTTGACCTCTCCTTTACCTGTAAGTCCAAATTATAACATGACGTGTCTGATCTATTTACTCACATGATTTTGTTTGTGTCGAAATGTGGTTGTAGTTtttcttaaaaaatgtttaattattctttttttatgtaatattttgtttGTAGTTTTTATAAAGGTGGCACTCTAGAGAACAGTCGAATTCAAATTACAATTGTAGTATAAATTGGGcaaattaaacaaactaattataaAGAAGTTGTATTTGTATGTAGGgctgaaaatgactaaaaattacattgtatatattattatgcaaCATAATATTTAACAAGATGAGACTTCAATATTGTAATAATGCTATTTTATAAaaactaatcattcattcatttattttcttttcggcttagtgcctttattaatatggggtctccacagcggaaggaaccgccaacgtatccagcatatgtcttacgtagcagatgcccttccagctgcaacccatcactgggaaacatccatacacacattcacacacatacactacggccaatttagcacctggaggaaacccactacatggggagaacatgccagctggtccagccgggactcaaatcagtgatcttcttgctgtgaggcgatcgtgttacccactggccaccgtgacgcccaacaACTATATTAgtccatgataataataatatttagaattatttcattttacaGAAAACTATTTTATGCAAAGCTGCACTGCTAACATGCAGTAGTTGTATTAGGAATTGTTAGAAAGTCttgtgttttgtaattaaatacaggcccgtagccaggaggtggttcgaaagacccaccccccatctgacaaagtccagaatttgactcctatatgagctcatttgtcccatttttttgacagtatgccataataaatattgaaaataaccaatagaagaaggTTTTAAGAAGAATAACCAATAAACTAACcaataaattattgtttttttaatatttaaattgacAAATTTTGATTGAGGAAATGAGATGGCCAGTTTCTTATTTGCCTAAAGTcaacagtttttcatttaaaacaagttttaacagattcacattttttgcttgtttttttatgatGGGGGgtaataaatttgcatttaaaaaaataaatattttttcatatttctaaaattctagtctcattacattatatataaaactgcaattatatattgtatataaaacttaaatttacatttaaatgtacatttgtaaataaacacatttttttaattctcaaaaaataatattataagcactttgacaaaaatgtagtaAGTATTTGCAAGCGAATCGATAGCGATAGGGCTTAAAATGTCTCAAAcagtatttgaacctcataatttgaagctaataactgcaaaaaggtccactttttgagaaaaaaagaaccaccccttttaataGGCGGTCCtgaattacattatatttttttaaacgtcAGATTTTCTAAATTTTTGTCATAAGGAATGCAAAAAAGTCTTTTATGCATTACTGGAAGAAAAATAAGTTTACTACAGATTTCTGTAGAGTAGTCATTTTGTATTAATCTTTAGTATTTTTCACCCAAAATAGGCTGATGTGAGCAGTATTGAGTACA from Danio aesculapii chromosome 14, fDanAes4.1, whole genome shotgun sequence carries:
- the LOC130240230 gene encoding ganglioside GM2 activator — encoded protein: MAVHKPCKMSYVSVLIFLFAFSCVLKEVSSQWLSRKTFTFTKKFKRFSWEKCENPDAPFHLKTLHVYPNAIPSPGIVLGTASASTAVDLTSPLPVNLTLEKEVAGAWILLQMSIQSW